One genomic segment of Ricinus communis isolate WT05 ecotype wild-type chromosome 5, ASM1957865v1, whole genome shotgun sequence includes these proteins:
- the LOC8258430 gene encoding uncharacterized protein LOC8258430, producing the protein MATEENETSNGWPLGLEILNMRLRVMATLQAAPSEPHSTVHLRSPSFSSFSSSNLDTESTASFFQDHSVSLGRLIGIRPGSGGLCTPRRTHLNEERKSVKTVSSEVTTRQRPEMSQGICIPLLVGTLEKMSRSKSKTKR; encoded by the exons ATGGCAACAGAG GAAAATGAGACATCCAATGGATGGCCACTTGGGCTAGAGATCTTGAACATGAGACTCCGAGTGATGGCAACCTTGCAGGCTGCTCCATCAGAACCACATTCTACAGTACACTTGCGCTCGCCCAGTTTCTCCTCGTTCTCATCCTCCAACCTTGACACTGAG TCTACagcatccttcttccaagacCATAGCGTATCACTAGGCCGGCTAATTGGCATTCGACCTGGCAGTGGAGGCCTTTGCACCCCAAGAAGAACCCACttaaatgaagaaagaaaatctgTAAAGACAGTGAGCTCCGAAGTCACCACAAGACAGAGACCAGAAATGTCGCAAGGAATCTGTATTCCTTTACTGGTTGGCACCTTGGAAAAGATGAGCAGAAGTAAGAGCAAGACAAAAAGATGA
- the LOC8258431 gene encoding protein NUCLEAR FUSION DEFECTIVE 6, mitochondrial isoform X1 has product MSATAAARSVLRSTAAARSVLRSTARLTSGLKPRSGTNSAFSPFRIPKQNALSRRIFRSPVEMSCSVETMLPYYTATASALLTSMLSVSPRCYGWTPEDCNDDV; this is encoded by the exons ATGTCCGCCACCGCAGCCGCCAGGTCCGTCCTGCGATCCACCGCAGCCGCCAGGTCCGTCCTGCGATCCACCGCCAGACTAACCTCCGGACTGAAACCCAGAAGCGGAACCAACTCAGCTTTCTCTCCATTTCGCATCCCTAAGCAAAATGCACTCTCTCGTCGCATTTTcag GTCACCAGTGGAGATGAGCTGCAGTGTGGAGACGATGCTCCCCTATTACACTGCCACTGCCTCGGCTTTGCTCACTTCAATGCTCTCTGTCTCTCCTCGCTGCTATGGTTGGACTCCCGAAG ATTGCAATGATGATGTATGA
- the LOC8258431 gene encoding protein NUCLEAR FUSION DEFECTIVE 6, mitochondrial isoform X2, giving the protein MSATAAARSVLRSTARLTSGLKPRSGTNSAFSPFRIPKQNALSRRIFRSPVEMSCSVETMLPYYTATASALLTSMLSVSPRCYGWTPEGQSKPR; this is encoded by the exons ATGTCCGCCACCGCAGCCGCCAG GTCCGTCCTGCGATCCACCGCCAGACTAACCTCCGGACTGAAACCCAGAAGCGGAACCAACTCAGCTTTCTCTCCATTTCGCATCCCTAAGCAAAATGCACTCTCTCGTCGCATTTTcag GTCACCAGTGGAGATGAGCTGCAGTGTGGAGACGATGCTCCCCTATTACACTGCCACTGCCTCGGCTTTGCTCACTTCAATGCTCTCTGTCTCTCCTCGCTGCTATGGTTGGACTCCCGAAG GGCAATCCAAGCCTAGATGA
- the LOC8258431 gene encoding protein NUCLEAR FUSION DEFECTIVE 6, mitochondrial isoform X3: MSATAAARSVLRSTARLTSGLKPRSGTNSAFSPFRIPKQNALSRRIFRSPVEMSCSVETMLPYYTATASALLTSMLSVSPRCYGWTPEGV; this comes from the exons ATGTCCGCCACCGCAGCCGCCAG GTCCGTCCTGCGATCCACCGCCAGACTAACCTCCGGACTGAAACCCAGAAGCGGAACCAACTCAGCTTTCTCTCCATTTCGCATCCCTAAGCAAAATGCACTCTCTCGTCGCATTTTcag GTCACCAGTGGAGATGAGCTGCAGTGTGGAGACGATGCTCCCCTATTACACTGCCACTGCCTCGGCTTTGCTCACTTCAATGCTCTCTGTCTCTCCTCGCTGCTATGGTTGGACTCCCGAAG GTGTCTAG
- the LOC8258431 gene encoding protein NUCLEAR FUSION DEFECTIVE 6, mitochondrial isoform X4: MSATAAARSVLRSTARLTSGLKPRSGTNSAFSPFRIPKQNALSRRIFRSPVEMSCSVETMLPYYTATASALLTSMLSVSPRCYGWTPEDG, translated from the exons ATGTCCGCCACCGCAGCCGCCAG GTCCGTCCTGCGATCCACCGCCAGACTAACCTCCGGACTGAAACCCAGAAGCGGAACCAACTCAGCTTTCTCTCCATTTCGCATCCCTAAGCAAAATGCACTCTCTCGTCGCATTTTcag GTCACCAGTGGAGATGAGCTGCAGTGTGGAGACGATGCTCCCCTATTACACTGCCACTGCCTCGGCTTTGCTCACTTCAATGCTCTCTGTCTCTCCTCGCTGCTATGGTTGGACTCCCGAAG ATGGATGA
- the LOC8258432 gene encoding uncharacterized protein At4g28440: protein MATNQQQAAKTNNNKIEKRKPVFVKVDQLKPGTNGHTLIAKVLASDTVLHKGRATASSNRLRNTRIAECLIGDETGTILFTARNDQVDLMKPETTVILRNAKIDMFKGSMRLAVDKWGRIEVTEPAKFAVKEDNNLSLVEYELVTVAAEE, encoded by the exons atGGCAACAAATCAGCAACAAGCAGCAAAAACTAACAACAACAAAATAGAGAAGAGAAAGCCAGTTTTTGTCAAAGTGGATCAGCTAAAGCCAGGAACAAATGGCCACACACTGATCGCAAAGGTTTTAGCTTCAGATACAGTTTTGCACAAGGGACGAGCCACTGCTTCTTCTAATCGTCTCCGCAATACCCGCATCGCTGAATGTCTTATCGGTGATGAGACCGGCACTATCCTCTTCACCGCCCGTAATGATCAAG TTGACTTGATGAAACCTGAGACCACTGTAATTCTGCGGAATGCAAAGATTGACATGTTCAAAGGTTCCATGAGGCTAGCTGTTGACAAATGGGGCCGCATTGAGGTCACTGAACCTGCCAAATTTGCTGTAAAAGAGGATAATAATCTGTCTCTGGTCGAGTATGAATTGGTGACTGTGGCTGCTGAAGAGTGA
- the LOC8258434 gene encoding protein DEHYDRATION-INDUCED 19, producing the protein MDSDFWTSRIAAAKRQYTLQHHHQSYHLDRLNIDDFEVEDEVRPDFPCPYCYEDFDITSLCSHLEDEHSCESRVTVCPICSVKVARDMLSHITLQHGHLFKLQRRRRLRRVAIPNSQALSLLGRDLREAHLQMLLGGGGGYRSNNGNVSNAATDPFLSSLILNFPTSEAEEISKSVVTSVGDAPAKTAAPTNMWRSSFDPSLSYEEREKRMRQAAGRAGFVQDLLLSTLLSD; encoded by the exons ATGGACTCTGATTTTTGGACTTCTCGTATTGCCGCCGCCAAAAGGCAGTACACTTTGCAGCACCATCACCAGAGCTATCACTTGG ATCGACTGAACATAGATGATTTCGAGGTAGAAGACGAGGTCAGACCTGATTTCCCATGTCCTTATTGTTACGAGGATTTTGACATCACTTCTTTGTGTTCCCATCTTGAAGATGAGCACTCTTGCGAATCTAGAGTCACC GTTTGTCCTATTTGCTCTGTTAAAGTCGCACGGGACATGCTAAGTCACATCACTCTGCAGCATGGACACTTGTTCAAG TTGCAGAGACGTCGGAGGTTACGAAGAGTTGCAATTCCCAACAGTCAGGCATTGTCTCTCCTTGGACGGGATCTCCGCGAGGCACATTTGCAAATGCTGTTAGGGGGTGGTGGTGGATATAGGTCAAACAATGGTAATGTGTCTAATGCAGCTACTGACCCATTCCTTTCATCACTTATTTTGAATTTCCCTACATCTGAAGCTGAAGAGATTTCAAAATCTGTGGTAACAAGCGTGGGAGATGCTCCTGCAAAAACAGCAGCACCAACAAATATGTGGAGATCAAG TTTCGATCCTTCTTTGAGTTATGAAGAAAGGGAGAAAAGGATGAGGCAGGCTGCTGGAAGAGCTGGTTTTGTGCAGGATCTGCTTCTCTCGACTCTGTTAAGCGACTAA
- the LOC107261089 gene encoding pentatricopeptide repeat-containing protein At5g04780, mitochondrial-like, which produces MIKWTMNYLHSLQKPLNQQHYLFFNPFILKAQTLYFSKFVNFIHNPAQINQHQNITTFSSSDFHSTPISISYSNLLFQCTASKASTPGKEIHARVIKLGLSQDPKIRNLLINLYSKCQFFKYARKMVDESTEPDLVSWSALISGYSQNGFGKEAISAFYEMHLLGVKCNEFTFPSLLKACTSTTDMWLGRQVHGTVVVTGFEDYEFVANSLVVLYAKSGEFGNSRKIFDAIVERSVVSWNALLSCYAQSDSCEEAVVLFQDMILSGIRPNEFSLSCMINACTGLEDSSQGRKIHGYLIKLAYDLDLFSANALVDMYAKVGTLEEAIRVFEEIAKPDIVSWNAIIAGCALREYHCWALELFGKMNRSGMCPNMFTISSALKACAGMGLKELGRQLHSSLLKMDIRSDSFLAVGLIDMYSKCDLMTDARLLFNLMPERDLIVWNAAITGHSQNGEDLEAVSLFPSMHKEGVGFNQITLSTVLKSVASLQVDHICSQIHALSLKSGFQFDNYVANSLIDTYGKCGRIKDATRIFQESPFVDLVAFTSMITAYSQDGQGEEALKLYLEMQDRKIRPDSFVCSSLLNACANLSAYEQGKQVHVHVLKFGFISDIFAGNSLVNMYAKCGSIDDADRAFSEIPERGIVSWSAMIGGFAQHGHGKEALQLFNRMLEDGIPPNHVTLVSVLCACNHAGLVAEAQNYFKSMEKVFGIEPIQEHYACMIDLLGRAGKLDEAMKLLDMMPFEANASVWGALLGAARIHKNIDLGKQAAEMLFTLEPEKSGTHVLLANTYASAGMWDDVAKVRRLMKDSKVKKEPAMSWIEVKDKVHTFIVGDRSHSRSKEIYAKLEELADLLNKVGYVPMVEIDLHDVERSEKEQLLYHHSEKLAVAFGLIATPPGAPIRVKKNLRVCLDCHTAFKHICKIVSREIILRDINRFHHFKDGSCSCGDYW; this is translated from the coding sequence ATGATCAAATGGACAATGAATTATCTGCATTCCCTCCAAAAACCACTTAATCAACAgcattacttattttttaatcccTTTATTCTCAAAGCTCAAACcctctatttttctaaatttgttAACTTTATTCACAACCCTGCTCAAATTAACCAACATCAAAACATCACTACTTTCTCAAGCTCTGATTTTCACTCAACACCCATCTCAATATCCTACTCTAACCTACTTTTCCAATGCACTGCCTCAAAAGCCTCGACTCCAGGCAAAGAAATCCATGCCCGTGTAATCAAACTGGGTTTGTCGCAAGACCCCAAAATAAGAAATCTTTTGATCAATCTTTACTCGAAGTGCCAGTTCTTCAAGTATGCACGGAAGATGGTTGATGAAAGTACTGAACCAGATTTGGTTTCTTGGTCTGCTTTGATTTCTGGGTATTCACAAAATGGGTTTGGTAAAGAAGCAATTTCGGCATTTTATGAGATGCATTTGCTGGGTGTTAAGTGCAATGAATTTACTTTTCCTAGCTTACTTAAGGCTTGCACGTCTACAACGGATATGTGGCTTGGGAGGCAGGTTCATGGGACTGTGGTGGTTACTGGGTTTGAAGATTACGAGTTTGTTGCAAATAGTTTAGTTGTTTTGTACGCAAAATCTGGGGAGTTTGGGAATTCAAGGAAGATTTTTGATGCAATTGTAGAACGAAGTGTTGTTTCTTGGAATGCTTTGTTATCTTGTTATGCGCAGAGTGATTCATGCGAAGAAGCAGTTGTGTTGTTTCAGGATATGATTTTGAGTGGAATAAGGCCTAATGAGTTTAGTTTATCCTGTATGATAAATGCTTGCACTGGCTTGGAGGATAGCAGTCAAGGAAGAAAGATTCATGGGTACTTGATAAAGCTTGCCTATGATTTAGACCTATTCTCAGCAAATGCTCTTGTTGACATGTATGCAAAAGTAGGGACTCTTGAAGAGGCTATCCGTGTATTTGAGGAAATTGCAAAACCTGATATTGTTTCATGGAATGCTATTATTGCAGGTTGTGCTCTTCGTGAGTACCATTGTTGGGCCTTGGAGTTGTTTGGGAAAATGAATAGATCGGGAATGTGCCCAAATATGTTTACCATATCAAGCGCTCTCAAAGCTTGTGCTGGAATGGGTCTTAAGGAATTGGGAAGACAGTTGCACTCTAGCTTACTAAAGATGGATATACGATCAGATTCTTTTCTTGCAGTTGGGCTCATAGATATGTATTCCAAGTGTGACTTAATGACTGATGCAAGACTGCTTTTCAATTTAATGCCAGAGAGGGACTTGATTGTGTGGAATGCTGCGATAACTGGACATTCTCAAAATGGGGAAGATTTAGAAGCTGTCTCTCTTTTTCCTTCGATGCACAAGGAGGGAGTAGGATTCAACCAGATAACCTTATCGACAGTTCTTAAATCAGTAGCTAGCTTGCAAGTTGACCATATATGCAGCCAAATTCATGCACTTTCTTTGAAATCAGGGTTTCAGTTTGACAATTATGTTGCAAACAGCCTTATTGATACATATGGAAAATGCGGTCGCATAAAAGATGCGACCAGAATATTCCAAGAAAGCCCATTTGTAGATTTGGTGGCTTTTACATCTATGATTACAGCTTATTCTCAAGATGGACAAGGTGAAGAAGCTCTAAAGCTCTACCTGGAAATGCAAGATAGGAAGATCAGGCCAGATTCATTTGTTTGCAGTTCCCTCCTGAATGCATGTGCAAATTTGTCAGCATATGAACAAGGAAAACAAGTTCATGTTCATGTCTTGAAGTTTGGATTCATATCAGATATTTTTGCCGGAAATTCTCTTGTTAACATGTATGCCAAATGTGGAAGCATAGATGACGCAGACCGTGCTTTTTCTGAAATACCCGAGAGAGGAATAGTATCATGGTCTGCTATGATTGGAGGATTTGCTCAACATGGGCATGGAAAAGAGGCCCTCCAATTATTCAATCGGATGCTAGAAGATGGCATTCCTCCTAATCATGTAACTCTAGTTAGTGTACTTTGCGCATGTAATCATGCAGGTTTGGTTGCTGAAGCCCAAAATTACTTTAAATCAATGGAAAAGGTGTTTGGTATTGAGCCTATACAGGAGCATTATGCTTGCATGATTGATCTCCTTGGTCGAGCAGGAAAATTAGACGAGGCAATGAAGCTCTTAGATATGATGCCATTTGAAGCTAATGCTTCAGTGTGGGGGGCCCTTCTTGGCGCTGCAAGAATCCATAAGAATATTGACCTCGGAAAACAGGCTGCTGAGATGCTTTTTACTCTAGAACCCGAGAAATCAGGTACCCATGTTCTGCTTGCAAACACTTATGCATCAGCTGGCATGTGGGATGATGTAGCAAAGGTGAGAAGACTGATGAAAGACAGCAAGGTGAAGAAGGAGCCTGCAATGAGTTGGATTGAGGTAAAAGACAAAGTACACACATTTATAGTAGGAGATAGAAGCCATTCTAGAAGTAAAGAAATCTATGCAAAGCTCGAGGAGTTGGCTGACCTCTTAAATAAGGTTGGCTATGTTCCCATGGTGGAGATTGACCTGCATGATGTTGAACGAAGTGAGAAAGAGCAGCTTTTATACCACCACAGTGAGAAACTAGCAGTTGCCTTTGGCCTGATAGCGACCCCACCTGGAGCACCCATTAGGGTGAAAAAGAATCTTCGAGTTTGTTTGGACTGTCATACTGCGTTCAAGCATATTTGTAAAATTGTCTCAAGGGAGATAATTCTGAGAGATATCAATAGATTCCACCATTTCAAAGATGGTTCATGTTCTTGTGGGGATTATTGGTAA
- the LOC8258436 gene encoding MACPF domain-containing protein NSL1 isoform X1 has product MALNRFDPQSAAEKAVSVIGFGYDFTTDLRLSSCKPGPSGSRLIDIDPTLTRDLVFPGGVVVKNVSTAIKCDKGERTRFRSDVLSFNQMSEKFNQDLCLSGKIPSGLFNAMFDFRGYWQKDASSVKSLAYDGWFISLYNIELERSHITLSEQIKQEVPTSWDAAALAEFIDKYGTHVVVGVKMGGKDVIHIKQLQKSSDQPPELQKLLKQLADERFSEEGNANELSRKAMDEHFRMNMLYATSIRPSVITSIKNEEILSVAIRKGGLDTGQSHNQWLSTILQSPNVISMSFVPITSLLSGVRGNGFLSHAINLYLRYKPPIEELYQFLEFQLPRQWAPVYSDLPLTLKRRKQASPSLRFSFIGPKLYVNTMQVDSGNRPVTGIRLYLEGKRSDHLAIHLQHLSTLPNIVQLSDDHSYKPIDEPVDRGYFEPVNWSMFSQVCTAPMQYNGTRIDDSASIVTRAWFEVKVIGMKKVLFLRLGFSNVASARIRRSEWHGPSTLSRKSGVFSMLMSTRFSAGLTPQPAKPVNVDVNSAVFPGGPPLPTKAPKMLNFVDTKEMVRGPEDAPGYWVVTGAKLCVEGGRISIKVKYSLLAIMSEDSMMLMC; this is encoded by the exons ATGGCTCTTAATCGTTTTGACCCTCAATCCGCAGCAGAGAAAGCTGTCTCAGTTATTGGGTTTGGATATGATTTCACTACTGATTTAAGATTATCTTCTTGCAAACCGGGTCCTTCCGGTTCGCGATTGATCGATATTGACCCTACTCTGACACGAGACCTTGTCTTTCCAGGTGGGGTTGTTGTTAAAAATGTTTCTACTGCAATCAAATGTGATAAAGGGGAACGTACTAGGTTTCGCTCTGATGTTCTCTCTTTTAATCAG ATGTCGGAGAAGTTCAATCAGGATCTTTGTTTATCGGGTAAAATACCATCTGGATTATTTAATGCTATGTTCGACTTCAGAGGATATTGGCAGAAAGATGCATCTTCTGTGAAAAGTTTAGCTTATGATGGTTGGTTTATATCTCTATATAACATTGAGTTGGAAAGATCCCATATTACTTTGTCCGAGCAGATAAAACAAGAAGTGCCTACTTCATGGGATGCTGCGGCCCTTGCTGA GTTCATTGACAAATATGGTACTCATGTTGTTGTTGGAGTAAAGATGGGAGGTAAAGATGTTATACACATAAAGCAGTTACAGAAGTCAAGTGATCAGCCTCCTGAATTGCAGAAATTGTTGAAGCAATTAGCTGATGAGAGGTTTTCAGAAGAGGGAAATGCTAATGAATTGTCAAGAAAAGCAATG GATGAACATTTCAGGATGAACATGTTATATGCTACTTCAATTAGGCCATCTGTCATCACTTCCATAAAGAATGAG GAAATACTGAGCGTTGCTATCCGAAAGGGAGGTCTAGATACTGGTCAAAGTCATAATCAGTGGCTCTCAACTATACTGCAGTCACCAAATGTGATTTCAATGTCCTTTGTGCCTATTACATCTCTGTTGAGTGGTGTCCGAGGAAATGGATTTCTAAGTCATGCAATAAACCTTTACCTTCGAT ATAAACCACCCATAGAGGAACTCTATCAGTTTTTAGAGTTTCAGTTACCTCGGCAATGGGCTCCAGTATACAGTGATCTGCCTCTTACTCTTAAGCGCAGAAAGCAAGCATCCCCATCTCTTCGTTTTTCCTTCATTGGTCCTAAGCTTTATGTCAATACTATGCAG GTTGATTCTGGAAATAGGCCAGTGACAGGAATCCGCTTATACTTGGAAGGTAAGAGAAGTGACCACTTGGCCATCCATCTCCAGCACCTGTCCACTCTTCCCAATATTGTTCAACTCTCAGATGATCATAGCTACAAGCCCATTGATGAACCTGTGGATCGAGGTTACTTTGAACCTGTCAATTGGAGCATGTTCTCCCAAGTGTGCACTGCTCCAATGCAGTACAATGGAACCCGCATTGATGATTCGGCTTCCATAGTGACAAGGGCCTGGTTTGAGGTTAAGGTTATTGGGATGAAGAAAGTTTTGTTCTTGAGGCTTGGATTCTCGAACGTGGCGTCAGCAAGGATTCGAAGGTCAGAATGGCATGGACCTTCAACTTTGTCACGTAAATCAGGAGTCTTCTCAATGCTAATGAGCACAAGATTCAGTGCTGGACTGACACCACAGCCTGCAAAGCCAGTGAACGTGGATGTGAATTCTGCAGTTTTTCCTGGAGGTCCACCCTTGCCAACGAAGGCACCAAAAATGCTAAACTTTGTGGACACAAAGGAGATGGTGAGGGGTCCAGAGGACGCCCCTGGATATTGGGTAGTCACTGGAGCCAAGCTCTGTGTGGAAGGTGGTAGAATCTCAATCAAAGTGAAGTATTCCTTGTTAGCCATAATGTCAGAGGACTCGATGATGTTGATGTGCTAG
- the LOC8258436 gene encoding MACPF domain-containing protein NSL1 isoform X2 yields the protein MSEKFNQDLCLSGKIPSGLFNAMFDFRGYWQKDASSVKSLAYDGWFISLYNIELERSHITLSEQIKQEVPTSWDAAALAEFIDKYGTHVVVGVKMGGKDVIHIKQLQKSSDQPPELQKLLKQLADERFSEEGNANELSRKAMDEHFRMNMLYATSIRPSVITSIKNEEILSVAIRKGGLDTGQSHNQWLSTILQSPNVISMSFVPITSLLSGVRGNGFLSHAINLYLRYKPPIEELYQFLEFQLPRQWAPVYSDLPLTLKRRKQASPSLRFSFIGPKLYVNTMQVDSGNRPVTGIRLYLEGKRSDHLAIHLQHLSTLPNIVQLSDDHSYKPIDEPVDRGYFEPVNWSMFSQVCTAPMQYNGTRIDDSASIVTRAWFEVKVIGMKKVLFLRLGFSNVASARIRRSEWHGPSTLSRKSGVFSMLMSTRFSAGLTPQPAKPVNVDVNSAVFPGGPPLPTKAPKMLNFVDTKEMVRGPEDAPGYWVVTGAKLCVEGGRISIKVKYSLLAIMSEDSMMLMC from the exons ATGTCGGAGAAGTTCAATCAGGATCTTTGTTTATCGGGTAAAATACCATCTGGATTATTTAATGCTATGTTCGACTTCAGAGGATATTGGCAGAAAGATGCATCTTCTGTGAAAAGTTTAGCTTATGATGGTTGGTTTATATCTCTATATAACATTGAGTTGGAAAGATCCCATATTACTTTGTCCGAGCAGATAAAACAAGAAGTGCCTACTTCATGGGATGCTGCGGCCCTTGCTGA GTTCATTGACAAATATGGTACTCATGTTGTTGTTGGAGTAAAGATGGGAGGTAAAGATGTTATACACATAAAGCAGTTACAGAAGTCAAGTGATCAGCCTCCTGAATTGCAGAAATTGTTGAAGCAATTAGCTGATGAGAGGTTTTCAGAAGAGGGAAATGCTAATGAATTGTCAAGAAAAGCAATG GATGAACATTTCAGGATGAACATGTTATATGCTACTTCAATTAGGCCATCTGTCATCACTTCCATAAAGAATGAG GAAATACTGAGCGTTGCTATCCGAAAGGGAGGTCTAGATACTGGTCAAAGTCATAATCAGTGGCTCTCAACTATACTGCAGTCACCAAATGTGATTTCAATGTCCTTTGTGCCTATTACATCTCTGTTGAGTGGTGTCCGAGGAAATGGATTTCTAAGTCATGCAATAAACCTTTACCTTCGAT ATAAACCACCCATAGAGGAACTCTATCAGTTTTTAGAGTTTCAGTTACCTCGGCAATGGGCTCCAGTATACAGTGATCTGCCTCTTACTCTTAAGCGCAGAAAGCAAGCATCCCCATCTCTTCGTTTTTCCTTCATTGGTCCTAAGCTTTATGTCAATACTATGCAG GTTGATTCTGGAAATAGGCCAGTGACAGGAATCCGCTTATACTTGGAAGGTAAGAGAAGTGACCACTTGGCCATCCATCTCCAGCACCTGTCCACTCTTCCCAATATTGTTCAACTCTCAGATGATCATAGCTACAAGCCCATTGATGAACCTGTGGATCGAGGTTACTTTGAACCTGTCAATTGGAGCATGTTCTCCCAAGTGTGCACTGCTCCAATGCAGTACAATGGAACCCGCATTGATGATTCGGCTTCCATAGTGACAAGGGCCTGGTTTGAGGTTAAGGTTATTGGGATGAAGAAAGTTTTGTTCTTGAGGCTTGGATTCTCGAACGTGGCGTCAGCAAGGATTCGAAGGTCAGAATGGCATGGACCTTCAACTTTGTCACGTAAATCAGGAGTCTTCTCAATGCTAATGAGCACAAGATTCAGTGCTGGACTGACACCACAGCCTGCAAAGCCAGTGAACGTGGATGTGAATTCTGCAGTTTTTCCTGGAGGTCCACCCTTGCCAACGAAGGCACCAAAAATGCTAAACTTTGTGGACACAAAGGAGATGGTGAGGGGTCCAGAGGACGCCCCTGGATATTGGGTAGTCACTGGAGCCAAGCTCTGTGTGGAAGGTGGTAGAATCTCAATCAAAGTGAAGTATTCCTTGTTAGCCATAATGTCAGAGGACTCGATGATGTTGATGTGCTAG